Within Microbacterium oryzae, the genomic segment GACCTCCTTCGCGCGCGCCGGCTTGTCGGCGACGCCGATGAGGTCGACGACGACGCCCTTGCCGTGCTTCTTGGCGGCCGTGACGGCACCCGCGATCGTGCTGTCGCCCGCCGTGCCGAGCACGGTGACGAGGTCGGCACCCGCGCTGAAGGCGATGTCGGCCTCCAGCTCGCCGGCGTCCATCGTCTTGAGGTCGGCGAACACGATCTTGTCGGGGTGCGCCTCCTTCACGGCGGTGATGGCGGAGAGGCCCACGCTCTTGATGAGCGGGGTCCCCAGCTCGAGGATGTCGACGTGCGGCGCGGCGGCCGCGGCCAGCTCGAGAGCGGCTTCGGTGGTCAGGGTGTCCATGGCGAACTGCAGCTTCATCGTGTTCCTTCGGTGTTCATCGGTGGACGCGGCTCGGCGGAGCCGCGGACGTCATTCGAGATTCGCGTGACGCGGCCAGATCTCGTCGGCGGTCGCGCCGGATCGCTGCCACAGCGCATGGAAGAGCGCGTCGCCCAGCAGCACGACCGACTGCTCGAACAGGCTGCCCGCGTACTGGGCGGAGGCGGCACCCGAGCGGTCGAGCTTCTCGGCCGCCGGCACGACGATCACGGCGTGAGCGAGGCCAGCGAGCGGCGAAGCGGC encodes:
- the hxlA gene encoding 3-hexulose-6-phosphate synthase; translation: MKLQFAMDTLTTEAALELAAAAAPHVDILELGTPLIKSVGLSAITAVKEAHPDKIVFADLKTMDAGELEADIAFSAGADLVTVLGTAGDSTIAGAVTAAKKHGKGVVVDLIGVADKPARAKEVVALGAEFVEMHAGLDEQAEEGFTFSTLLEDGKASGVPFSVAGGVNVSTIGAVAESGARVAVVGGAIYGAPDVGAAAAALRAELV